From the genome of Sulfurimonas paralvinellae:
CTTTTTCACTCTCAGGCAGACCCGCTACATCCTTTTCATCTGTGATGATTTTTTCGTAAGCGTTGGTTGCATCGAGAAGGTTTTGCGAGAAGTTGTTTGCAAGTTCGCTCTTTTTAATGTTGATCTCTTGCAGTCTTGCTTTTGTTTTTTCATTGAGGTGAGCACCACTGAGCTCAAAGTTTTGAATGTTGAGTGTGAGCACTCTTTTTTGTTCATAGTTGAGCGTATCGGCTTCATTTTTTTGAATCTCTTTAAAGGTATTATAGATAGCTAAGTTTTGTGAGAGTTGTGTCGAATACTCGGTAATGATAGGCAGTGCTTCTGTATAGACTTTTTGTGTCTCTTGGGAGTTGTTTACCGCATTGAGATGTGAGAGCGGTGTGAAGAAGTGTTCTAGCTCTTCTTCCATCAGCTCTATGGGTTTTACAAAGTTTTGAAATGTTTTATGCTCCTGCGTGAGGAGTTTATCCACCTGCGTGAGATTGTTTTTAGTTTTTGATTTCAGATCATCTATGAAAGTTTCTAAGTTACAGTGGAAAGATAAAAATTTGCTCATTATAGTTACAGCCTTTTTGGTGTAATTATAGCATTTATATAAGGTAAAAGTTTAATGGATGAGAAGTTGTTTGTATAAGGAGTATCAAGCAGCGGCTAAAGCCAAACTGCTTGATATCGGAGTTATATGAAATTTGTATTGGTAAACTATTCAGACTCTATTTTGTAGAGAATTTATAGTCAAGTTGTGCCCAGAATTTCTGAGTGTCTTTAGTCCATGCGTTAACATAATCACCATTACCAAATGTACCTTGTACAGCTTTACCTTTTGAATAGTTAGCGTATTTTAAAAGACCTGTAAGACCATTCACACCTGGAATTTTATTGACATAAACAACATCAATCTCTGAACCTAAGTCATCAGTTGTTCCAGAACCACTAACAGCATTCATTTTTTTATCTGCCGTAAAGTCATGATAAACTGCTAAAAGTTTTCCGAAACCTTTTGCTTTATATCCTAAACGAACATTTGCATCAATTAAACCGCCATCTGGAGTAGAAAGAAATTTATCTGCCCAACCATTAAATTTATGCCCTGTAGCAAGAGGAGTGGTAAATGTTTTATCTTTTCCACTTGTATCATTCATAGAAGTACCACTTAAAAACTCATAATTCGCACCAACTAAAATACCGGAGATATTTGCACCTAAATCTAAGTTATAGTAAGATGCATCTACTTTGACACCTTGTGTACCATTTTTATGAATTTCCATTGATGGATCTGCTTGCTGTGCATATTCTGCACGATAGTTTAGTTTTACCGCATCCATTTTTACATTACCTGTTGCAGCAATACCATATGTATCATGAGTATTTGCAATCATATAATCATAAGCAGTAACTTTTAATGCTGGCATTACACTATATGCAGCATGTAAAAGCACTGTATTTGTATCATATGTGTTTTCACCATATAGACCATCATTATTTGCTAAACTTTTTACTCCTTGAACACCATATACCCATGCAGCTAATACAGAAAGATTTTTAATAGAGTTGTTTGCAATAAATACAGAGTCATAAGAACGTTCTAGTTGTCTCCAACCAACTGTACCAATGAAACGTTGGTTGTCAAGATTTACCTGACCACGACCCGCATGTAAGACAGTATCCGCAACTTTATAGTTAATTTCAGCATTTGAAATCATAGCTTTTTCTGGATCAGCAACAGTTGCATACTCAGTTTGGCCATTTGATGTACTATTATACGTGTTAGAACCAAAATCATTCACTGAAATAATACCGACCGATGCAGAAAGACCATCAACATCCAGAAGATCACCAGTGACTTTTAACTTCGTTCTTGCAGTATATGCATTGGCATCTTTTACATGTTGACCTGGAGAGTTATCTACATTTACATTTTCCCATCTAGGACGGATTTGTCCTTCAAGTACTAAGTTATCTAAAATGTTAATACCATCAGCAGCACTTACGCTACTAAAAGAACCCATAATTGCTGTTAAAGCAACAGCTGACATTGTAATTTTTTTCATTTTCTTCCTTTTTTGTTTATAAGCTAAAGCCTATATATAATGTTAAGCTTAAAGATTTAAGCTAGACTACTTTTCAAAGGCCCTGACAAAATTATAGCATATTTTGAAACTATAAATTTGACATATATCAATTATTCTTTAAGCTAATAGTGATATCATTGTACCGTTAATGGACACCTTAACAACAAAGTTCAAAACTAATTTGAGGAGAAAATATGTCACTTTCAAGAAGAGAATTTCTTAAAAGTTCAGCGGCAGCATCGGCAGCAGCGGCGATCGGTATGAGTGTACCGGCAGAGCTCGAAGCAAATGCAGGCGCAGCTGAAAGTAATTGGAGATGGGACAAGGCAGCTTGTCGTTTCTGTGGTACGGGATGTGGAATTATGCTGGCAACTACAGGCGAAGGCGCAGATAGAAAGATTGTTGCAGTTAAAGGAGACCCGGCAGCTCCGGTTAATCGTGGTCTAAACTGTATCAAGGGGTATTTTAATGCGAAGATCATGTATGGGGCTGACCGTCTCACGCAACCGCTTCTTCGTGTAAATGATAAGGGTGAGTTTGACAAAAAAGGTAAATTTGCTCCTATTTCATGGAAACGTGCTTATGATGAAATGGAAAAACACATCAGAATCGCACTGAAAGAGAGTGGTCCTGAAGGTGTAGGTGTATTTGCATCTGGTCAATACACTATCATGGAAGGGTATGCTGCTCAAAAGATGATGAAAGCAGGTTTCAGATCAAATGCGATCGATCCAAATGCTCGTCACTGTATGGCATCTGCGGTTGTTGGTTTCTATCAGACTTTTGGTATCGATGAGCCTTCTGGATGTTACGATGATATCGAGCTTACAGATACAATTGTAACTTGGGGTTCAAACATGGCAGAAATGCACCCGATTCTTTGGTCTCGTGTAACTGACAGAAAACTAAGTGATCCAGATCGTGTAAAAGTTGTCAATATTCAGACTTATACACACCGTACTTGTGATTTAGGTGACTTTAACATCATCTTCAGACCAAATACTGACCTTGCACTTTGGAACTACTTAGCGCGTGAGATCGTTTACAATCATCCAGAAGCTATTGATTGGGATTTCATCAAGAAAAACATCATTTTCGCAGCTGGTCCAGTAAACATTGGTTATGGTTTCAGACGTGCTGGTGAAAAATCTGTAACACCTGTAAGACCTGATGGTAGTGCCGGTAAATATGATGCTAAAGAGATGGAAATCTATAATAAAGAGATGAGTAAAGTCGTTTCAGAGCTTGAAGGTCCTGCGTTAGAGCCGTATGGCTATAAAGCTGGCGATACGATGAAAAATACTGCCGGTACTTTAAAACACTGGGAAATCTCTTTTGAAGAGTATAAAAAATCTTTAGCTCCGTATACACTAGACTATACTGCTGAACTTTGTAAAGGTGATCCAGATGAGTCACTTGATAGCTTCAAGAAAAAACTACAGGATTTAGCAGCACTTTACATTGAAAAAGATAGAAAAATCGTTAGTTTCTGGACTATGGGTATGAATCAACATACACGTGGTACATGGGATAATACACTTTCATATAACGTTCACTTCATGCTTAACAAACAAGCGCGTCCAGGTTCAGGTGCATTCTCACTTACTGGTCAACCTTCTGCTTGTGGTACTGCTCGTGAAGTTGGTACATTCGCTCACCGTTTACCGGCTGACTTAATGGTTAAAAACCCTAAACACAGAGCTATCGCTGAGAAAAAATGGCATATTCCTGCTGGAACATTGAACCCTGTAGGTAATCAACACATCATGAAAATCCATAGAGATATTGAAGATGGCGTTGTTAAATTTGCATGGGTAAATGTTTGTAATGCTTACCAAGATTCTGCGAATGCAAAACACTGGGTAAAAGCGGCACGTGAGATGGACAACTTCATCGTAACATCTGACGGTTATCCTGGTATTTCTGCTATGGTATCTGACCTTATCTTGCCATCTGCTATGATCTATGAGAAATGGGGAGCATACGGTAATGCTGAGAGACGTTCACAACACTGGAGACAACAAGTACTTCCTGTAGGAAACGCTATGAGTGATACATGGCAATGGGTTGAACTTTCAAAAAGATTTACTGTTGATGATCTATGGGGACCATATACACTTAGAAACGGTAAAAAACTTGCAGATGTTCGTCAAAAAGCATATGATATGGGTTACAAACCAGATACTACTATGTATGAAATCTTATATGCAAATGATAGAGCTAAGAAAAACTATCCACTCGCATTGGATCAGTTCCCACAAAAAGGGTATGACAACTCTGAATGTATCGGTGATGCCAGAAATGTTGAAGGCAGTGACGGAAAAGTATTTAAAGGATACGGTTTCATGATTCACCAATACTTATGGGAAGAGTATGCTTCATTTGGTCGTGGTCACGGTCATGACTTGGCAGACTTCGTTACTTACCATAAAGTTCGTGGACTTAAATGGCCAGTTGTTAATGGTAAAGAGACTGCATGGAGATTTAACGTAAACTTTGACCCATATGCAGCGAAACATGCAAAAGAAAACGGTAGAGGCAGTGAGTTCGCGTTCTATGGTCCACTCGCAAAAGCACTTCCACATGGAAACTTGACAGGCGTACAAGACAAAAAGAAAAAACCATTACCGGATAAAGCAAAAATCTTTGCTCGCCCATATATGGATCCACCAGAAATGCCGGATGATGAGTACAATCTATGGTTATGTACAGGACGTGTACTTGAACACTGGCACTCAGGAACTATGACTATGCGTGTACCTGAACTCTATCGTGCAGTTCCGGAAGCACTTGTCTATATGCATCCAGATGCAGCGAAAGCTAGAGGCCTCAAAGACAATGACCTATGCTGGGTTGAATCTCGTCGTGGTAGAGTAAGAGCTCGTGTTGAGACTCGTGGACGTAATAGACCTCCAAAACCATTAGTATTCGTACCATGGTTCGATGAGCGTGTATTTATCAATAAAGTGACATTGGATCAAACATGTCCTATGTCAAAACAGACAGACTTTAAAAAATGTGCTGTAAAAATCTATAAAGCATAATTTTAAAAAGAAGGAAGCATTACTTTGAGCAATCATTCAAAAGCGAAAGAGCCTCTCAGCGATAGAAGAAAATTTATTCTTAATATGGCTAAAGGTGTCGGATATGCAGCGGTAGGCGGTTTCTTATGGAGTGCCTATCTCGATGAAGCGAAAGCTTCACCGCTGATTTTGCGTCCACCTGCAGCGATACCGGAGAAAGATTTTCTAAAGACCTGTATCAAATGTGGTTTGTGCGTTGAAGCGTGTCCTTACGATACGCTCAAGCTTGCAAAGCCGGGTGATCATAAACCAATGGGTACACCGTTCTTTACACCGAGAGATATTCCATGCTATATGTGTGAAGATATCCCCTGTGTTCCGGTATGTCCAAGCGGTGCACTTGATGAGTCAAGTGTGACTGTCAATGGTCAGCTTGATATCAATACGGCTGATATGGGACTTGCAGTAATCGATGAGAACAGCTGTATTGCTTTTTGGGGAATTCAATGTGATGCTTGTTATAGAGCTTGTCCAATTCTGGATAAAGCGATAACAATAGAATACGACCAAAATAAAAGAACGGGAAAACATGCCTTTTTGAAACCGGTAGTACATGCTGATGCCTGTACCGGTTGTGGAATGTGTGAGCATGCCTGTGTTACTGAAAAACCTGCTATTTTCATCCTGCCGCGTGAGGTTGCGATGGGGAAAGCAGGAAGTCACTACATCAAAGGTTGGGACAAAAAAGATGAAGCACGGCTAAAAGATGCGCATGCTATCCATACAACGACAAAAGTAAGTAAGAAAAAAGCTGTTGATAAATTAAATGGCGGTCTAGAAGGTTTGCTCAATGAGTAAGTTATGGAATAATTACAGATACCTTATATTAAGAAGATTTGTGCAGATTGGGATTTTGATTCTTTTTATCGGTGCAAATGCATGGGGATGGAAAATCCTTGAAGGTAATCTCAGTTCATCACTGCTCTTTGGTGTCATTCCAATGAGTGATCCTTATGCTGTTATACAGATGGTCATAGCGGGTGCTGTCGTTGCGACTGATCTGCTCATCGGTATGGCGGTTGTGGCGCTGTTTTATTTTTTAATCGGCGGGCGTGCATTTTGTTCATGGGTATGTCCTATAAATATGGTGACAGACAGTGCAAACTATCTTCGCCGTATTTTTGACATTGACAGAGCACAACTGCAACGTCAACCCATTACAAGAAGTGTCCGATACTGGGTACTTGCAATTAGTCTGATCGTATCGGCTTTTATGGGTATAGCCGCTTTTGAGTTTATCTCGCCAATCTCGATGCTGCATCGCGGTATTGTATTTGGTATGGGATTTGGCTGGGCGGCTGTCGGTTTGATCTTTCTTTTTGATCTGTTCGTTTTAAAAAATGGATGGTGTGGTCATATTTGTCCACTTGGTGGATTCTATTCACTTTTAGGAAAGTTTAGTTTTATTAGAGTACATCATTTAGAAGAGAATTGTACTCTTTGTATGAAGTGTAAAGTGGTTTGCCCTGAAAAGCAGGTGCTTCACATGATAGGTAAAGAGTCAATTCCTGTACTTTCGGGTGAGTGTACAAACTGTGCACGCTGTATCGAAGTATGTGATGATGATGCTTTGAGATTCTCAATAAGAGATTTTATTCAAAATAAAAAAACGGGAGAGTAAAATGAAAATTTTAACAAAGATTACGATAGGTTTAGCTGCTTCGGCTCTGCTTCTTGTCGGCTGTAATTCTGCAGCTACAGGAACAAGTGCAAAAGCTGATAAAAGTGTTACAAAACCGACAATTACAGAAGCTAATTTAGGTTACAGAGGTACGACAGATCTTTTAAAAGAGGATGTTGTTCCACCTGCTGTTGCATATCATTCAGCACCTCCGGGAGCTTCAAAACGATTTAAAAGAGCATATCAAGATGCGCCGCCGATGATTCCACACTCAACTGAGGGGTTATTGCCTATCACTAAGAACAACAATGCATGTCTTGGATGCCATATGCCTGCTGTAGCGGCAAGTATGGGTGCAACGCCGATTCCGGTTTCTCACTTTACTAACTTCAGACCGAAAACTGCAGTTAAAGGTGATGAAATTCTTAAAAATGGTAAAGCGATTAAAAATACTTCATCTGAGAAGTTAGCGAATGTATCTATCAAAGTTGATAAAGATGAGCAGCATCTTTATGCCGGTAGATATAACTGTTCACAATGTCATGCTCCGCAAGCTACGAACGACCTAGTAGATGATAACCACTTCAAACCGGTTTACACTGCTCCTGATGGTGCTGAAAAATCATCTTGGAACCAGTCTAAATGGATGAAAGATATCGATACTTCGAAATAAATAGATGGAGAGAAGAGAGCTATTTAGCTTTCTTTCTTCCTCTGTAAAAGAGGCAGTCAGAGAGCAAAAAGATGAAATGATGATAATCAGACCTCCATACTATAGTGATGTGGATGCTTTTGTCACAGAGTGTCAAAACTGCGAAGGGGAATGTGCCTCTTTGTGTCAAGAGCAGATAATAGTCATTACAGAAGATAAAACGCCGCAGCTGGTTTTTAACTCTCGCGGATGCACCTACTGTGATGAATGTGCTGTTGCATGTCCAAGTGATGTGCTTTTGGTTGAAAACAAGCATCTTATTGAAGCGTCGATCGTTATCAACAAAAACAAATGTTTGAGCTGGCAGGGTGTGATGTGTTTTTCATGCAAGGATCCCTGTCTTGAAAATGCCATTGATTTCAAGGCAATGTTTATGCCTGAGATAAATGATAAATGTACGAATTGTGGTTTTTGCATCGGCAGATGTCCTGCTGATGCCATAGATATTAAAAAGGTAAGTTAATGCGTTATATAGTCATTTTTTTTATGCTTCTGTCATCTCTTTATGCACAAAAGCTATTGAATCCGCTTTATACATATAAGGTCACGCAGGGGCTTGCTACAGATGTCCTATACAATAACGGCAGTCTTTATATATCTTCAGACAGCGGTACTGTAGATATCTATGACACAAAAACTAAAAAAAAGAGGAAAAGCATAAAGCTTGAGAAGATAAAAGATTTTATGGGAGATGCAATCGATTCGAAAATTTTTACATTGGATTTTTTGGATCAAACTCTTTTAATCCTTTCACAGGATAATGGCGGTTACAGCCGCGTGAACCTGTACAAAAATAAAAAAAATGCGCAAATCATTTCAAGTGACCAAAAGCTCAATATCATTAAAGCGAAATTTATAGATAAAGACACTATTTTGCTTGCTCTTATCAGTAATGACATTATTTCATACAATATCAAAACAAAAAAGAAGAATTGGACAACACAGGCATCTATGTCGAAGTTTTCCAATTTTGCTCTCAATAATGACAGGTCTACTGTGGCCATTGCAGATGAAAGCGGTGAAGTACATTTGATAGATACGAAAACAGGGAATAAACTAAAAACATTGAGCGGGCAAAATGTAGATAATCTTTTTGGTGTCGCTTTTGCAGGTGATATTGTTTTAACCGGAGGGCAGGACAGACGTGCCGGTGTTTATAATGTTAAAAACGGAAGTGCATACTATAAAGCTTCCAATTTTTTTGTATATGGTGTAGGACTGAGTCCAAGCGGAAAAAGAGGTGCCTACAGCTGTGATATTGATGATAATGTCGAGGTGTTTAATACTGCTACACGAGAGAGTTTAGGAAAATACCGCTCAACAAAGAAAGTTGTCAACAGTATCTATTTTATAAATGAGCATGAATTTTTTATTAACAGCAGTGCGAAAACTGTTGGTTACTATAAAGTCAAATAAGGGAGTATAGGAAATGATTGAATATAATGAGAGTGAGTTTTTGGTCGAAACTGAAGTGCCTGAAGATGAACTTATTATCTCCAGGACAAACTTGAAAGGAAACATTACTTATGCCAATGAGACCTTTTGTGTCATAAGCGGGTATCATGAAGAAGATCTCCTTGGGAAACCACACAATATAGTACGCCATCCAGATATGCCGAGTGCTGCGTTTGAAGATCTGTGGAGTACGATAAAGTCGGGAAAACAGTGGGTTGGAATCGTTAAAAATATGCGTAAAGATAAAGGATTTTACTGGGTGAAAGCCATTGTGTCAGGTGTATACAAAAATGGAGAACTGGTAGAGTATAAATCACTTCGAACACCGATATCTTATGAAACTAAGTTAAAATATCAAAGATTGTATGATAAAATGCGTAGTGAAAACAATGAAAGAACAAGAAAAGTAATTTACGAATAATAATAAAAGGAATTAAAGATGAATATATCAAGTATAGTAGTACAGACAATGCCGAAATTTTTAGATGAGGTGGTTGAGAGCCTTAAGAATTGTGAAGCGTGTGATTATCATCTACATGATGAAAAGGGTCGTATCATTGTTACTATAGAAGGTGAGGATGTAAGTGAAGAACTTGGAAAACTCAAAGTGATCGAAGCTATTCCTCATGTGATAGCTGCAGATATGCAGATGGCCTATTCCGAAGATGAACTGGATGCAAATATAAAGGTCATCAATGAATCAGATGCTGTTCCGGCTGTTTTAAATGATGCTGACGTTGATATTGACAGAGTCGTTTATCATGGAGATTTAAAGAAAAAAGATGGTGAGCTTCAAGAGTTTGCAAAGGATCTGAGTAATCCTACAGGAGTGAAATAATGGGTGTTGTTTTCAGTTCAACAATTAAAATCGATGAGAATGCGAAATGGTTCATCGAGATAGAAGATGCTACTGATCCTGATGATATTCGAAGAGAAGTTTGCTTTGATCTTGATGAATATGAAACCAAGATAGAAGAGATGGGTAGCGAATACGGTGGTCACGTCGATGAGGTAAAATGGCTTAAAGATGAGAATGTACCACCTGTAGTCGTTGATGAGATCCGTGTGAAAATGGCAGAACAGCGTGCGAAAATTGAAGAGAAGTTGGGTGAACCACTTACTCCTGTCGCTGAGAAAAAAGAAGAGTAAAGGAACTATCTATTATTTAAGCAATAGATAGATCAATAGAAAGTTTACAAAAGTCATGATCATAAAAGCCCGTTTGTAAAAAACAAGCGGTGATTTTTCGATAAGCGGCGCATTTTTGATAAAGTAGGGTTTTACTTTTTGGGGATGCGTGAGCTCATAATACATTTCAGAGTAGTGGGAATATCTTTGTTCCTTGTCAATCGCAATACTTCGCATAATTACACTGTCAAGCCATTCCGGAATATTTTTGTTATAGGTACTTGGTTTTTTAGCTTCTTTGAAGGTAGGATTTTGAAATGGTTCTATCTCTCCGTAAGGGTACTTTCCACTGAGTGCAAAATAGAGTGTCACACCGATAGCAAAAATCTCAGTCGTTTCACTGATAGCTTCTCCCAAAAAACGTTCCGGTGCAAGAAAGCTTGGTGTTCCGGCTTTTGAATCTGTTGAAAAGATTTCGGTAATACTTCCAAAGTCAATAATCTTAAATCTGAGATTTTCATCATCGTCTTTAGCTATCATAATGTTTTGTGGTTTTACATCACCGTGAACCAGATCATACTTGAGTAAAAACTGTGACATTTTTAAAAGTGTATCAGCCAATTCAACACTGTCATCTATCGTTAATTGTTTATGCGTGAGATAGTGATGAAGGTTTTCACCGTGAAAAAGCTGCATAACATAATAGCGCATGGACCGTGTCTTTGGAATGACTGCCTTAGGAAAAAAGTTGGCTTTGAGGCGTTTTGCATTCCATGTTTCTTTTACAAAAAGATCAAGCAGTGATTCATCTTCAAGTGCTTCATAAGGAGCAAATTTCAGTACATAATCTTTTGTTTTTTTATGAACAAGCCAGGTTCGTTCATTTTGAATAAGTGGTTTGAGAAGCTTATAACCATCAATGATCTGTCCTTTTTTAAGCTTCTGGGGTATTGTGAGCTTTTGGTGTCTGAGGGTTGCCAGTTCGTCAGCTTTGAGTACCTCTATGATAACGGCGGTTGTATCATCAGGCAAGTTGTCATCTTTCAATGTACTTGCTTTTTTGACAACTGCGTGAGCATTGCCGAGTTGTAGAGTTTTACTCAGTGTATTGCCGTCGAGAACATTATAAAGACCATCACTGCACAGAAGAACTTTGTCATCTTTTTGTACTATGTTCTCAAAGTAGTAAGGCTCAACTTCTTCAGAGATGCCGATGGCCTGCGTGAGGACATTTTCATAACCCTCTTCGTCCATTGCATGATCATTAGAGAGTTGATTGAGTTTATGATCTCTATAGAGATAAACTCTGGAATCTCCTACATTGGCACCATAAAGCCGATTTCCCTGAATGACAACTATGGTCAAAGTCGTGACAAGTTCAGGAGTGTTATAGTTTAGTTGTGATTCTTTGTAGAGGATAGCATTGATGGAGCTTATAAATGAACGAATTGATTTTTCAATACTCCAGGATTTTGGACGGATTTTGAAATTGTTCATCAAATGTTGTGTCGTTCGCTTTGCTGCTTCTGCACCTTCTACAGCACTGCCGACGCCATCACAGACAATGGCGACTGTCAGGTCACCAATGGTTTTTACATCATAAAAATCGTCACCGGTCAGTTCTTTACGTTTGGCAAGTGAAAATCCGGAAAACTTTAGCGTGCTTGATGCCATTAGCATAATCCTTTTTTAGATTCGTCCGCCGGCTGCAACACCCCAGGTCGTTCTCCATCTTGTTTTTACCAGAGAGATTCCAATGATAGCAACAAGTACAACACCGGCAAAGATCATAAATCCTGCTGCGTATCCGTCAAATGCACCTTTGGACCATCCAAGTGTTTTAATAAGCGCAGTACCGCCAAGACCACCGGCAGCACCGATGATACCTGTCATTATACCAATATCTTTACCAAATCTTTGCGGTACGAGCTGAAAGACTGCGCCATTTGCCATACCAAGGTTTGCCATTGTAAGAAACAACACAACGATAGCGACCCAAAAAGGTAAAACAATAGTTGCATTGAGGATTGCAAGCAGGGCAACTGTTCCAAAGAAAAAGTAGAGTGATTTCACACCACCGAGTTTATCGGCAACTGCTCCGCCTACAGGTCTTAAAACTGCACCTGCAAAGATAGTAAGTGCTCCAAAGTAACCTGCGATTACTTTTACATTTGGTTCATCAAAGACATTCATACCAAAACTGCTCATATCGGCTTGGTATGTGTTCATAAGATAAACTTTCATATATCCTGCAAATCCTACAAAACCACCGAAACTTACTGCATAGAATAGGTTGAACCACCATGTGTCTTTATCTTTTAGAAGTTTTGCGTAATCTTTTAACTTTTTAGGACGTGGTGTATAAACTTCTTCTGGCGCATCTTTAGCTAAAAAGATGTAAGTTATAAAAATAATTGTTGATAAAATACCGCCAACTAAAAATACTGCCTGCCATCCCCATATCTCTGCGATTTTTGGAGCGAAAAGGAAGTCGATAACAACACCGATGTTACCGGCTCCGGCGATACCAAGAACAACACCTTGGAGTTTTGGCGGATACCATTGACCAGCCTGTGGCAGTGCAACAGCAAACGATGCCCCGGCAAAACCCAAGCCGACAGCGACAACAAGCAGTTCATTGTATGAAATGTGCTCACCTCGAAAAAAAGCATAAAATAAAACCGAGATGACAACGGTTTGTGCCATTAAAGCTGTCTTTTTAGCTCCAAATTTATCAACACTGAATCCAAGCAAGATACGAAGAAGTGCACCGGCTAAAATAGGTATGGAAAGCAAAGTCGCTTTTTGTGAAGGACTCATAATAAAACCATGCATTGCCAAAGATTGACTTATCTCTGTTGCCAGTGGTCCGAGCATTGTCCAGACCATAAAACTAAAATCGAAATACAAAAAAGCTGCAAAAAGTGTTTTTGCATCTCCTTGACCTTTGAGGGCTTTAAAACTTGCCATATATTTTTCCTTCTTATATTAATTGATGAGAGAATTATAAGATATATTTTTTGATAAATCATCACTCAATTGATTAAATAATAATCAATTAAAAAATATTCATG
Proteins encoded in this window:
- the napA gene encoding nitrate reductase catalytic subunit NapA; the encoded protein is MSLSRREFLKSSAAASAAAAIGMSVPAELEANAGAAESNWRWDKAACRFCGTGCGIMLATTGEGADRKIVAVKGDPAAPVNRGLNCIKGYFNAKIMYGADRLTQPLLRVNDKGEFDKKGKFAPISWKRAYDEMEKHIRIALKESGPEGVGVFASGQYTIMEGYAAQKMMKAGFRSNAIDPNARHCMASAVVGFYQTFGIDEPSGCYDDIELTDTIVTWGSNMAEMHPILWSRVTDRKLSDPDRVKVVNIQTYTHRTCDLGDFNIIFRPNTDLALWNYLAREIVYNHPEAIDWDFIKKNIIFAAGPVNIGYGFRRAGEKSVTPVRPDGSAGKYDAKEMEIYNKEMSKVVSELEGPALEPYGYKAGDTMKNTAGTLKHWEISFEEYKKSLAPYTLDYTAELCKGDPDESLDSFKKKLQDLAALYIEKDRKIVSFWTMGMNQHTRGTWDNTLSYNVHFMLNKQARPGSGAFSLTGQPSACGTAREVGTFAHRLPADLMVKNPKHRAIAEKKWHIPAGTLNPVGNQHIMKIHRDIEDGVVKFAWVNVCNAYQDSANAKHWVKAAREMDNFIVTSDGYPGISAMVSDLILPSAMIYEKWGAYGNAERRSQHWRQQVLPVGNAMSDTWQWVELSKRFTVDDLWGPYTLRNGKKLADVRQKAYDMGYKPDTTMYEILYANDRAKKNYPLALDQFPQKGYDNSECIGDARNVEGSDGKVFKGYGFMIHQYLWEEYASFGRGHGHDLADFVTYHKVRGLKWPVVNGKETAWRFNVNFDPYAAKHAKENGRGSEFAFYGPLAKALPHGNLTGVQDKKKKPLPDKAKIFARPYMDPPEMPDDEYNLWLCTGRVLEHWHSGTMTMRVPELYRAVPEALVYMHPDAAKARGLKDNDLCWVESRRGRVRARVETRGRNRPPKPLVFVPWFDERVFINKVTLDQTCPMSKQTDFKKCAVKIYKA
- the napG gene encoding ferredoxin-type protein NapG → MSNHSKAKEPLSDRRKFILNMAKGVGYAAVGGFLWSAYLDEAKASPLILRPPAAIPEKDFLKTCIKCGLCVEACPYDTLKLAKPGDHKPMGTPFFTPRDIPCYMCEDIPCVPVCPSGALDESSVTVNGQLDINTADMGLAVIDENSCIAFWGIQCDACYRACPILDKAITIEYDQNKRTGKHAFLKPVVHADACTGCGMCEHACVTEKPAIFILPREVAMGKAGSHYIKGWDKKDEARLKDAHAIHTTTKVSKKKAVDKLNGGLEGLLNE
- the napH gene encoding quinol dehydrogenase ferredoxin subunit NapH, which encodes MSKLWNNYRYLILRRFVQIGILILFIGANAWGWKILEGNLSSSLLFGVIPMSDPYAVIQMVIAGAVVATDLLIGMAVVALFYFLIGGRAFCSWVCPINMVTDSANYLRRIFDIDRAQLQRQPITRSVRYWVLAISLIVSAFMGIAAFEFISPISMLHRGIVFGMGFGWAAVGLIFLFDLFVLKNGWCGHICPLGGFYSLLGKFSFIRVHHLEENCTLCMKCKVVCPEKQVLHMIGKESIPVLSGECTNCARCIEVCDDDALRFSIRDFIQNKKTGE
- a CDS encoding nitrate reductase cytochrome c-type subunit, translating into MKILTKITIGLAASALLLVGCNSAATGTSAKADKSVTKPTITEANLGYRGTTDLLKEDVVPPAVAYHSAPPGASKRFKRAYQDAPPMIPHSTEGLLPITKNNNACLGCHMPAVAASMGATPIPVSHFTNFRPKTAVKGDEILKNGKAIKNTSSEKLANVSIKVDKDEQHLYAGRYNCSQCHAPQATNDLVDDNHFKPVYTAPDGAEKSSWNQSKWMKDIDTSK
- a CDS encoding ferredoxin-type protein NapF; the encoded protein is MERRELFSFLSSSVKEAVREQKDEMMIIRPPYYSDVDAFVTECQNCEGECASLCQEQIIVITEDKTPQLVFNSRGCTYCDECAVACPSDVLLVENKHLIEASIVINKNKCLSWQGVMCFSCKDPCLENAIDFKAMFMPEINDKCTNCGFCIGRCPADAIDIKKVS
- a CDS encoding WD40 repeat domain-containing protein → MRYIVIFFMLLSSLYAQKLLNPLYTYKVTQGLATDVLYNNGSLYISSDSGTVDIYDTKTKKKRKSIKLEKIKDFMGDAIDSKIFTLDFLDQTLLILSQDNGGYSRVNLYKNKKNAQIISSDQKLNIIKAKFIDKDTILLALISNDIISYNIKTKKKNWTTQASMSKFSNFALNNDRSTVAIADESGEVHLIDTKTGNKLKTLSGQNVDNLFGVAFAGDIVLTGGQDRRAGVYNVKNGSAYYKASNFFVYGVGLSPSGKRGAYSCDIDDNVEVFNTATRESLGKYRSTKKVVNSIYFINEHEFFINSSAKTVGYYKVK
- a CDS encoding PAS domain-containing protein produces the protein MIEYNESEFLVETEVPEDELIISRTNLKGNITYANETFCVISGYHEEDLLGKPHNIVRHPDMPSAAFEDLWSTIKSGKQWVGIVKNMRKDKGFYWVKAIVSGVYKNGELVEYKSLRTPISYETKLKYQRLYDKMRSENNERTRKVIYE
- a CDS encoding chaperone NapD gives rise to the protein MNISSIVVQTMPKFLDEVVESLKNCEACDYHLHDEKGRIIVTIEGEDVSEELGKLKVIEAIPHVIAADMQMAYSEDELDANIKVINESDAVPAVLNDADVDIDRVVYHGDLKKKDGELQEFAKDLSNPTGVK